One part of the Lemur catta isolate mLemCat1 chromosome 13, mLemCat1.pri, whole genome shotgun sequence genome encodes these proteins:
- the LOC123649241 gene encoding thymosin beta-15A-like → MSDEPDLSEMEKFDRSKLKKTNTEEKDTLPSKETTQQEKDGVQTL, encoded by the coding sequence ATGAGTGATGAGCCAGATTTGTCGGAAATGGAGAAATTTGACAGGTCAAAACTGAAGAAAACTAATACTGAAGAAAAAGATACTCTTCCCTCTAAGGAAACTACCCAGCAGGAGAAAGACGGTGTTCAAACATTGTAA